From the genome of Mycoplasma sp. 1578d:
TTGTAACCAAGAGTATTCGGATGAATATCAAGTAGAACAGTTGATAACTCATCGGCGTTTTTAGTTCAGTATTTTGAATTATATAAATCAACATAATTAATTGAACTAAATCTTGCTGCTGATTTAAGTGTTGAATTAAGTACTCCTACTAAATAGTCTAAAGGAGAAATATTGATTGGGAGATTTCCGAAAATATGTTTAAGATAACTATCAAAAATCTCTTTAAGTCCTAATAATGGAGCTGGATAACTAACAATATTAATATTTGCTTGAGGTGCTAAAGCTTTAATATTGGCGATTAAAGTGTTAATTCTTTGATTAATTTCCGATAGAGCATTCCCTAAAACACTATTGACAAATTTAATTAATTCTCCGTATGAAGGTTCTTTTGAAATAAGTGTTTTAAAAATGTCGATTAGATTATAGTTTTGAATGTTCTTAGCAATTAATTCAAAAAAATCATTTGCTCCAAGAGTAAAAGTAACTAAATTTGCCCGTGCTAATCTAGTTTTAAAATCAGCTAATTCACTTGAAAATTGTGAATTATAAACATTTTTAAAAAATTCTGATTTGTTATCGGTTTGATAATCAACTCCTAAAAACTTAATTCAGTCTAAAATAGTTGTTCCTGAATAGGCAAAATTTTTAAATTCATTAACACGATTTTCATGATTTAACAAGCGAGCTAAAAAAGCTGGATACGAAAGTCCATCAATTGCTCCAGATTGTGTTTTTTCTCCTTGATAATCTCTTGGTAATGTACCGTCAAAACCGGCGGTAATTGAATCTCCAAAAGCGACATAATTAATTTTGTTTTCTTTCTTGATATAATGTTCAGATACTAATTTATCAGAATTAGAATCAACTCTGTCAGTAAATATTTTTGGTAAAAAAGACTCATCATTGTTTGCTTGTTGAGTTGCACTTTTAATTTTGGGTGCATTTTGCTCAAGTTCTTGGTTATCAGTTGTAAGATTAATTTTGGGATCTTCAGCTTGAATTGGTAAAGAAGAACCGGGTGCGTTACATGAAGCAACAAAAGCTGACGATACCGAAAGTAATGATAACCCAATAATAAGATTTCTTTTTTTAGACATAAACTCTCCTTAGTGTAAAGCTTCAGTAATAAAAATTTAATTCGTTGTTTAAGTATTTATATTATACTAAAACTTATTTAAATCTGGCCTTGATAAATATTTAAAAAAGCAAAAATAAAAATTTTATTTCAACATTTATTAAGTAAATATAAGTAAATTTACTTAAATTTACATCTATGTAGAATCTTTTTCATAAAATAGCTCATTTAGATGATTATTTTTGCTTTATAATTTAAATAACTTCGCTTGCACAATTAAAGGAGAAATATGAAAAGATTAGTTAGCGGAATCAAGCCTACTGGAGAACTTACCTTAGGAAATTATATTGGGGCAATTGCCAATTTTATTAAGCTCCAAGATGAATATGAATCATATTTTTTTGTTGCTGATATGCACGCTTTAACAACCGGAACTGTTGATCCAATCGAACTTGAACAAGCTCGTAAAAGCACGGTGGCACTCTATTTAGCTTGTGGTTTAGACCCACAAAAAACCATTATTTTTTATCAATCTTCAATTTTAGAACACACACAAATGATGTGATTGTGCAATTCTGAAACCACAGTTGGAGAGCTTGAAAGAATGACTCAATTTAAAGACAAAGCTCAAAAACTTGTCCAAGGAAATGGAACTATGAAAATTCCGAGCAACTTGCTTATGTATCCAGTGCTTATGGCATCTGATATTCTACTTTATAATCCAGAAATTGTGCCTGTTGGTGAAGATCAAGTTCAACACATTGAACTTACTCGCAACATTGCAGAAAGATTAAATCGTAAATATAATTTAGATTTAAATATTCCAGAAGGATTTATTCCTCAAGTTGGTGCTAGAGTCAAATCGCTCACCGATCCAACATCTAAAATGTCTAAGAGTGATAAAAGTTCCAAAGGAACTATTTACTTACTTGAAGATCCTGAGAAAGCGTACAAAAAAATCCTTAAAGCTGTTACTGATTCAGAGGGGAAAGTTTATATTTCAGAAAATAAACCAGGAGTACTAAACTTACTCACTATTTATGCTTCATTAAAAGATATGACAATTCAGCAAGCTGAAGCACACTTTAAAGATGTAGATTATAAAGAATTTAAAGAACAAGTGGCTAGCGTAGTTAAAGAATTACTTATCAATATTCAAGAAAAATATCACAAAGCACTAAAAAATGTGGATCAAATTGCTCATCAAGGAAGAATCAAAGCTCAAAAAATAGCTAAAGAAACTGTCAATAAAGTTCAAAAACACATGGGACTTTACAGGGAAATTAATGAAAGCAAATAAAGAATTAAATCACACTACCAGCCACCTTCTTGGTGCTGCCGTGGAAAAATTATATCCTAACGTTAGACTGGGGTTTGGACCAGCAACAAGTGAAGGATTTTATTATGATTTTGAATTCGAAACATCAATTAGCGATACCGAATTAAATAAAATCGAAAAAATGATGAAAAAACTTGCTTCACGCAATTTGGTAACGCAAGAAGTGTCAATTGATGAATATTCATTTGAAAATAAACCATATAAACAAGAGCTTTATAACGAACTTAAGGCTGATGGTAAAAATATCACATTTTACGCACTGATTGATCCACTTAACAATGAAAAGGTTTTTGTTGATCTATGTGCTGGCGGACACATTGAAAACACTAAAAATATCAAAAACTTTAAACTCACTTCACTTGCAGGTGCGTATTGGAGAGGCGATTCAAATAACATCCAATTAACCAGAATTTACGGAACAAGTTGACAAACCAAAGAAGAACTTGATCAATATTTAGCAATCCTGAAAGATCGAAAAGAACGAGATCACCGTAAAATTGGAAAAGAACTCAATCTTTTCACCTTTCACCCATATGCAGGTCAAGGATTGCCAATTTGGCTCGAAGATGGAATGTACATTCATAATGAAATTAAAAACTTAATTTTAAAAATGGATCGTAAATACGGAATGAGAGAGGTGCTCACTCCACACTTTGGTGAAGAGACTTTATATCAAACTTCGGGACACTTGGCTCATTATAAAGATGATATGTTCAAACCTATTATTGCCGATACTCAAAAACTCTATCCTCGTCCAATGACTTGTCCGCACCATGTTCTTTGTTATAATCATCAAAAAAGATCGTATCGTGACCTTCCCCTACGTTTTTCCGAACAATCACAACTTTATCGCTATGAAAAATCAGGAGCACTCACTGGACTAGAACGTGTCCGTGGAATGTTGTTAACCGAAGGACACTTGTTTGTGCGTAAGGATCAAATTGCCCAAGAATTCAAATACATGTATCAGTTAATCAAGGAAACTCTTGATATTTTCAAGATTAAAATTGACTATATTTCACTTTCACTCAGGGATAAAGACAATAAAGAAAAATATTATGATAATGATGCCATGTGAGATCAAGCCGAAGATCAATTACGTGCCGTTTTAAACGAATTAGGGGTTAATTACGAAGAAAAATTGGGGGAGGCGGCCTTTTACGGTCCGAAAATGGACATTCAAATCTTCACTGCTTTAGGACACGAAATTACCGTTTCAACTTTACAATTAGACTTTTTACTCCCTGAGCGTTTTGGTATTACTTTTACAAACGATCAAGGAAAAGAAGAAATGCCAATTCTAATTCACCGTGGATTAATCGGAACTTATGAACGTTTTGTGGCCATTTTACTGGAACAAAGTAAAGGTGTATTGCCTTTTTGACTTGCTCCAAAACAAATTACTGTCATTCCGGTAAATATGGAACATGACTTTGAATACGCTCAACAAGTTAACGAAAAATTTTATGCACTTGGTTTTAGAAGCAAAATTGATTCACGTGATGAGCGTATGAATAAAAAAATCCGTGAAGCTCAAATGTCTAAATCTAAATTCCAAGTTATTTTAGGACAAAAAGAAAAAGAAAATAACACTGTTTCATTCCGTAAGTATGGGGAAAATACCACCCAGACAATGGGTTTTGAACATTTTGTGCAAATGCTTAATGAGTTAAAAAATAATTATGAATAATTCCAAAAGTGCAATCTTAATTAAATGGACTTTATGAGCACTTCTTATTATAAATTTAGCAATTTTAATTCTAATTAGTCGTTCAATTAGTGGAATAAACATTAATTATCCCCCTTATTTGAAATTAATTGTGACTTTAATTACAATGCTAAATTGAACAATTATTAGCGTTGTGATGATTGTTTATAAAATCTCTAAAATCAGAATTCACTATATGATTATGTTTGTAATAGGAATTGCTCTAGCATTAAGTTGAATTCCGCTTTATAATAGTCAAAACAAATCATTTCAATGAATTTATTTCTCAGGAGATATTTTCGTAATTTCTACAATTTTAGCAATAAATTATTTTTTAAACATTGTTTTTGTTAGACCAAACTTAATTTTAACTTTAAGAAGATATCTAAAAGTAAAATAGATATCTTTTTATTAATTTATAATTATAAATATTAAAAACAAAATGGATGATCATCTACTTTTTGAGCTATATAAACTTTGAAAAAGATTGGACAAGAAAACTAAAGAAGATTTTACAAGAGGAATAAATATCCCTGAATACATAACTGAAAAACTTTATTGTATTATTAACAACTATAAGCATAAAACCAAAAAAGATGATAGTACAGATGCTGTAGACAAAAATGGCAAAAGGGTACAAATAAAAGCTACAAACAACTTTCATAATGATTTAACTAGTTTTGGTCCTCAATCCCAATTTGAAATTTTAGAATTTGTTAGATTAGATTATGAAAATGATATATTTTATTTCTACAGAATTGATATATCGATACTTGAGCATATTAAAGTCAATAAATTCGAAACATTTAACAATCAGCGTTCTCAAAAAAGAAGACCAAGATTTTCAATCATTAATAAAATATTAATTCCCTATAAAATTCAACACTATGCTAATGTAAATATGAGAACAAGGTAAATATCTAAAATTAAGTAGTAATTATGAAAAAATTAATTTGTGCTAGTTTTTTCTCTGGTGTTGGTGGTATTGATTTGGGTTTCCGTGAATTTTGTTCCACCATGTACGCTAATGAATATAATCCAAAACCTGCACAAACTTTTGAAATTAATTTTAATTTAAAAGTAGATGTTCGTGATATAAGAGATATTTCTAGTGATCAAATTCCTGATTTTGATATTTTATTAGCTGGTTTTCCTTGTCAAGCTTTTTCTATAGCTGGTTACAGACAAGGTTTTAATGATGAAAAAGGAAGAGGGAATTTATTCTTTGAAATTGAGCTGATTATTCTAGATAAAAAACCTTCGGTTGTCTTCTTAGAAAATGTTAAAAATCTTGTGTCTCACGATAAAGGAAATACCTTTAAAGTCATTTTATCTAAATTAGAACAAGCGGGTTATTATGTAAAATACAAGGTTTTAAATACCATGGAATACGGGAATACACCGCAAAATCGTGAAAGAATTTATATAGTTGGTTTTAAAAATCAAGAACACTATAATAAATTTGAATTTCCTTCTAAAATACCTCTAACCACATTTATTAGAGATATTGTTGATTTCAAGAACAAATTGGACTCAAAATATTACTATACAAAAGATAATTTCAAACACTTTGAGCTTTTGTCTCAAGAAGTAATCAGCAAAAAAAGCATTTATCAATGACGTAGAAAATATGTAAGAGAAAATAAGTCTAATGTATGTACTACATTAACAGCCAGTTGTGGAACTGGAGGACATAATGTTCCAATCGTATATATAAAGTTTGGAATTAGAAAATTAACTTCACGAGAATGTTTTAAATTTCAAGGTTTTGGCGATGTTTTTAAGCTTCCTAATCAAGCGAATTCACACCTATATAAGCAGGCTGGAAACAGTGTCTCGGTAAATGTGATCAAAAGAATTGCAAAGCAAATTTATAAGGTGATGAGTTAAAGCGAGCTTTTGCTTGCTTTTTTGTTTGTTTTTGATCCATAAAAGATCTGGAAATTTTCGGAAAATCCTTGCTATATATATATATATATAATTAAAGATATCTTTTGTACTCATTTTATGAGCAAAAAATTAATAATTCTACCCTTGGAGTATATTATGAAAAACTCGAAAAAAGTACTAATTTCTTTAAGTAGTACTGCAGGGATTGCTGGTGCTGCATCCCTTGTATCTATTGGTGTATTGTTATCTTTACATAAGTCCTATAAAATTCCACGTAAACAAACTTACTATTTTACAGAACTTAAAAATCAAGTTGCCAAAACCCAAGATGCACTAAAATCGCTTACCAAAGAACAACAAAACAATGATGCTATAAAACTTCTTATGCAAGAAGTTGATTATGCTAATCAACTTTTGGTTAACGAAAACTCAAGTATTGCTTTAATGCTTGAACAAAGAAACAAACTCAAACAAGACACTCCTAAAACACTACTAAGTGTAGTAAGTGATCTTGAGCAAACAAAAAACCTTGTTGAAGAATATAGTTCATTAATTAAAGATGTTGACTTTCAAAGTGCCATTAAAATTTCTAAAGATAAAGTGCTTGAGCAATTGTCTTCTCCACAAAATAAAAACTCAGCTTTGAAAGCATTTTACTCATTTGTTGATCCATTAATTTCAAAAGAAAATGAATTTGTAATCGGATTAGAAACTAAAATTTGAACTAATCATACTCAATTAATCAAAAATGCCTCAAACAAATTTAGCTTACAAGAAAAAAGTGCTTTATTATCAGCCATTAATCAAGTTTTAAACTTAATTAATCAACCAAAATATTCTCGTGATGCTCTAGTTGAATATGAGAAAGTTTATGATTCAATGGTTGATAAACTTTCTTTTGTAAAAGAACAAGAGAATAAATCTCTCAAAATTTTTCTCGAAAATGTTATTAGAGTTAGCACTCAAATAAACGATTTAGAAATTGATCCAAAAATCAAAGATATTTTTTTAGAACGTATTGACAGCTATAAAAAGATCGCTTTAAATCCAGCTCCAACTTTAGCAATTGATAAAAGTATGGAAATAGCTTATTTAAATACTATAGTCGATAATCAACTAGAAACTTTAATTAAAGAATCTCCTGATACTAATAAGTTGCTTGAAACACTATCACAAAACCTACGAGCTCTTAAATTAGTTTCTTCTGATGACAAAATTCAAAAATTAGTTGATCTTCAAACTCAAAAGATTATTGAAAATCCAAGAAAAACTCATATTGAGATTTTAAACAGTATTTCACAAGCAAATAATTTAGCAAGCACTGTAAAAAATATTGAAAATTTAATTAGCACTATTAAGAGTAAAATCAGAGACTATTCAAATAATAAAAGTCTTAGTCAGGGTGATGCTCAAGCTTTTACTACACAATTAAACCAGATAATCGGATCAAATTTAAATGACATTAATGAATATTTAATTAAATTTAATCAGCTTAACAATGATATTTATGACAATGTTCTTTTGGGATCATTATTTAAAAATTCGCTCAGAAAACTTAAGGATCAAATTCTTGAATCAATTGATAAAGGATTTAATGTTAATAAAAAAGTTTTGACACAAATGTTACTTGAAGTAGATAAAGTGCTCGATTTAAATCCTTCGATTAAAGATTTGAACAGTACTTTAAGAATTAAAATCAATCAACTTAGACTGATTAATCGAGCAGAGCTGAAAAATTGATACGATTCAGCTGTTTTAATTCTTGATGATAATGACATTAATGAGAAAATTAAAGACAAGCTTAAATTCTTAAATTCTCGAGCAATTAAACTTATTCCGCAAGATTCTACCGCCATTCGTGAAGAATTACAAATTCTAATTCGTCAATATCGCGAAGAAATTGCTAAATCTCACATTAGTGATGGATTGCAAAGAACTTTACTTAATTATTCTCACACTAAAAAAAGGATCTTGGATGTGTTTACCGATAAAGACGGCAATATTAAATCAGATTTTGGGCAAAAAATATTTGAACAAGCACAAGAACTTAGAAAACAAGCTAAAATCATTACTGCTAATCCGGCTTTAACACCTAATGAAAAAGAAACAAAATTTAAACAATTTCAAACTCAATTAGAAAATATAAATAAAAATGCTCAAAACTTTAAAGAACTTGAAGAACTTATTTTACAAAGCGAACAAACAATCGAATCTTCAAAAGGTAAAAAAGCTGAGCAAGCTTATTTAGAAAAACAAGCTCTCAAAATTGAACAAATTAAAGATACAATTCTCCAAGCACTCAATCAAGCTTCAAGTGCAAATAATCTTGATGATTTAAAAGAGCAACTTACTCAAGCAATTCAAGATTATAAAGATAAACAAGCTGAATACCAAAGTGGCCAATCACTTGTGGATAATTTCAAAGAGATTAATGAAATTTTTGCTCCGTATTCACTTGGTGGTGTTCCAACTCCAATGCAACAAAAACTGCTTAATAAACTTGGTTCATATCAAGCTGAACTTTCTAAAAATACTCTCACTAATGAACAAAGAAATGAAATTAATCAAAAGATTGCTACATTAATGGATGTAGTTAATTCTGCTAAAGATTTAGAAGTTAAGAACAACAATTTAAAAACTTTAGTCAGTGATACTGAAAATAATAATTACGCAACCTTTAAACCTAACGAATATTTTAATCGTTCCAAAACTTTAAATAATGATGTGGATTCATTCTTGGTAAGTTTGTTTAAACCAGATTTTGATAAAGCTCAAATTGAGGCTAAATCTCAAGAGTTACAAATTCAAACTAATCAATTATCACTTGCAATTTCAGTTGCTTTGTTAAGAAAAACCAATCAAGAAATTCTTGCATATAAGATCACTGTTCCAAGTTCAGGAAACACAAATGTATATCAACGAATCAATTCTTCAATTGAAAATATTAATACTCAAACTCAAAACTTAATTGACAATCCACAAAAAACTCAAGCACAAGTTGATGAACTTGAAAGCATCATTAAAAACTATGAAAAATTAGCTAAAGCACTTAATAATAGTGCTAAAAAACTAGAGACAATTTCTCAAAGTGATAATCCGATTACTTACAAAGAATTGTCAGATTCAATTATCAATAAACCAAATAATAATACTCCAAATGAACCTATTAATAGCTTAATAGTTTTTGGCGATTCAATTTCAACGATTGATTTTAAAACTCGAATTTTAACAGATGAATTACTAAAAGTTCCGGCTCGCATGCAAGCTGAACACAATTTAACATTATTAAGATCAATTTATGGAACCGATGAGCGAAATCGTTCTATTTTTGACCATGCAATTAGTGCTTTTGATCACAAAGTGAGTGATTATCAAGATCAAATTTCACAATTTTACACCAGTAGCTCTAACTTGTTATCACTTCGTGATGAAATTGATTTTTACTTGAATCGTGAAACGGCAAATAAAAATGCTATTAACAAAGCCTGAGATGATGCAATTAAATTAAAAGATCGCTTAAAAAATGAATATCAAGCCTTAAAAAATGCTGATGGAATTACTACCACAACTCACACTGATACAGTCTTTACTCAATTTGATACTTTAAAAGATATCAGGGATGCAAGTGGTAAAAAAACTACACTCACTGAACAATTGCACACTAAACTTAATGAACTAGCTCTTGCTTATGCTAAAGATTCATTTATCCATACTTCAAATCAACTTGATACTAAATTAAGTCCATTTAATAATTATTCAAACGAGATTAAAACTAATTATAGCGATAGCTGGAAAACTCTTATCACTCAGTGAAATCAAGCTCTCAGAGATACTGTTAATAATTACAATATAGATGGGGATTTAGTTAAAATTAAACGAGATTATCAAAAGATCTCGTCTTTAAGCTCACTAATTTCTCAGCTAAAAACTATTTTTGATTATTTTGACGCTAATTCAAAATCCCAAACAGGACAAAAGAATATCCAAGTCTTAACAAGTCAACGTCTTAACAATACTTTGTTTGCTCGTCTTAATGATAAAACTACTTACACAGGTCTTAATACAAGTCAATTCTATAACCAAAGCTCTGAAAGCATTATTGCTTTAAGAAATGAATTTAGAGATGTATATTTTGATAATGTTTCGATTGAAGATGCTAAAGCTAGTCAAAAGACTAAAATTAACGAATACAAAACTAATGTAGATACTAAACTTGATGCCTTAGCTAATAATATTGATACAGCGTTAAAAACTCAAATAGATGCTAAATTGCAAGATCTTTTAACCGCAACAAATGCAGTCCAAAGAAAAAATGAGCTAATTGATGTTGATAATGAGCTTAGTCAAATTCAATTTAAAGAAGAAAATCTTAAAAATCTTGCATTAATTACTAAAAAAGCACAAAATTTAGTTGCTGCTAATAATTCTATCCCGAATAACGAAACTGGAAAACGATCAATTATTTCAGAAATCACTAATCAATATAATGCATTTAATTCTTATTATTTAAATTTAGATTCATCTAATTTAATCGCTAGAGAAAAAGATCTCGAAGATCAAATGAGTTTATTTAAGAAATTTATTCAAGTTTATGATTTGGTTAATAGTGAAAAACGTAAAGTTCCAATGAATTATGCGACAGGAACTGGGAATCAGGGAACTCCACAAGAAGCTAAAACCAAAATGCAAGCGTATTATGATCATCTAATCTCTGAAATTAATACTGAACCAATCACACAAGCTAAATTATTTAAAGTTGAAAATATTCTTGATTCGCTAGCTAAATTAATTAAATTACAAATCGAAAAATTAAATACTCAAAATCAAGTGTTAACAGATACTTCATACAATAATTTTGCTTATAAAAATGCTACAAGTGCAAATTATGGATTTAATACTGATGCCCAAAAAATTGCTGATTTGATTTTAAAAAGTATTCCAACCACGACTCAAACTTCCACTGATATTGACACTGCTTTATACACTAGTTTAGTGAACGATTTTGAGACTGCTTATCATTTATATACAGCTCGTAAAAATGCACTGAATCAAATTTATAGAGATAGCAGCACTCTAGGTGATACAGGAATCAAAACTAAAGAAATAGAACAAATTACTAAAGCTGGAACTGTAGAAGCTAAATATCAAGTGTTAAAAGAAAAAGCAGATGATTTCTTCAACACTCAAGCTCAAACAATTGCAAATGCAACCACAAGTGCTCATTTGTCTAATGCAACACTTAATAGTATTGAAATTGATG
Proteins encoded in this window:
- the trpS gene encoding tryptophan--tRNA ligase, which encodes MKRLVSGIKPTGELTLGNYIGAIANFIKLQDEYESYFFVADMHALTTGTVDPIELEQARKSTVALYLACGLDPQKTIIFYQSSILEHTQMMWLCNSETTVGELERMTQFKDKAQKLVQGNGTMKIPSNLLMYPVLMASDILLYNPEIVPVGEDQVQHIELTRNIAERLNRKYNLDLNIPEGFIPQVGARVKSLTDPTSKMSKSDKSSKGTIYLLEDPEKAYKKILKAVTDSEGKVYISENKPGVLNLLTIYASLKDMTIQQAEAHFKDVDYKEFKEQVASVVKELLINIQEKYHKALKNVDQIAHQGRIKAQKIAKETVNKVQKHMGLYREINESK
- the thrS gene encoding threonine--tRNA ligase — its product is MKANKELNHTTSHLLGAAVEKLYPNVRLGFGPATSEGFYYDFEFETSISDTELNKIEKMMKKLASRNLVTQEVSIDEYSFENKPYKQELYNELKADGKNITFYALIDPLNNEKVFVDLCAGGHIENTKNIKNFKLTSLAGAYWRGDSNNIQLTRIYGTSWQTKEELDQYLAILKDRKERDHRKIGKELNLFTFHPYAGQGLPIWLEDGMYIHNEIKNLILKMDRKYGMREVLTPHFGEETLYQTSGHLAHYKDDMFKPIIADTQKLYPRPMTCPHHVLCYNHQKRSYRDLPLRFSEQSQLYRYEKSGALTGLERVRGMLLTEGHLFVRKDQIAQEFKYMYQLIKETLDIFKIKIDYISLSLRDKDNKEKYYDNDAMWDQAEDQLRAVLNELGVNYEEKLGEAAFYGPKMDIQIFTALGHEITVSTLQLDFLLPERFGITFTNDQGKEEMPILIHRGLIGTYERFVAILLEQSKGVLPFWLAPKQITVIPVNMEHDFEYAQQVNEKFYALGFRSKIDSRDERMNKKIREAQMSKSKFQVILGQKEKENNTVSFRKYGENTTQTMGFEHFVQMLNELKNNYE
- a CDS encoding Bsp6I family type II restriction endonuclease, with the protein product MDDHLLFELYKLWKRLDKKTKEDFTRGINIPEYITEKLYCIINNYKHKTKKDDSTDAVDKNGKRVQIKATNNFHNDLTSFGPQSQFEILEFVRLDYENDIFYFYRIDISILEHIKVNKFETFNNQRSQKRRPRFSIINKILIPYKIQHYANVNMRTR
- a CDS encoding DNA cytosine methyltransferase — its product is MKKLICASFFSGVGGIDLGFREFCSTMYANEYNPKPAQTFEINFNLKVDVRDIRDISSDQIPDFDILLAGFPCQAFSIAGYRQGFNDEKGRGNLFFEIELIILDKKPSVVFLENVKNLVSHDKGNTFKVILSKLEQAGYYVKYKVLNTMEYGNTPQNRERIYIVGFKNQEHYNKFEFPSKIPLTTFIRDIVDFKNKLDSKYYYTKDNFKHFELLSQEVISKKSIYQWRRKYVRENKSNVCTTLTASCGTGGHNVPIVYIKFGIRKLTSRECFKFQGFGDVFKLPNQANSHLYKQAGNSVSVNVIKRIAKQIYKVMS